The Bacteroidota bacterium region ACGCCCGCACCAACTGGCATCCCGAGAACTGGAGCGTAGACCAGGCTGCGCGCGCACTCATGGCGCTCTCACTGCCCAATACACCCGTTGCACCCTATATTGAAAAGCTCGAAAAAGTATTCAATGCTGCCGATATCGGAGAAAGCGTGGTGCTGTATCAAATTCTCCCCCTCTACCCACATCCGGAAAAATTTGTCGACCGTGCGGCAGAAGGCTTGCGTAGTAATATGACCTCCGTATTCGAAGCCGTCGCGCTCCGTAACCCGTTTCCTGCTGAATATTTCGAAGAGAATGCCTGGAATCAGTTGGTGCTAAAGAGTTGCTTTGTCGGCAGCACACTCCACCGTATCATGGGGCTCGATGCGCGCGCCAATGCCACCCTCGCTGAAATTTTGGTGGACTATGCACATGAGCGCTGGGCAGCCGGGCGTGTCGTAACGCCGGAACTCTGGCGCCCCGTAGGCCCGTTTGCTACAGACAACCACCTTGCTGATTTACAGCGCGTACTTGAAGACGATGACCCAGTACAGCAGGAAGCCGGCGCGCTTGCGCTTTCCCAAAGCCCTGCGACAAAGGCAACAACTTTGCTGGCGAGCCGGCCAGACCTGCAAGCACGTATTGAAGCTGGTACCTTAACCTGGGACACCTTTTCTGCCGCTCACTTAGCCTGATACCCGCCACCTGTAAAACCTGAACCATACAAAGCAATGGCCACCGATATTTATATAGACCCCCATATCCACGCTGTATCCCGCACAACCGATGACTATGAGGCAATGCGTGCCGCTGGTGTTGTTGCCATCATTGAGCCGGCATTCTGGTTTGGCCAACCGCGAACTAGCGCTTCTTCTTTTCAGGATTACTACGGGATGCTTGTTGGTTGGGAACGGTTTCGGGCCGCACAATTCGGCATCCGGCACTACTGCGCGATTGGCTTGAACTCAAAAGAGGCAAATCAGGAAAGGCTCGCAGACGAAGTCATGGAGTTGCTGCCGCTCTATGCCTGCAAAGAAGGGGTCGTTGCCATAGGCGAAATCGGGTATGATGATATGTCGGACCTCGAAGACCGCTACTTCAGAAAGCAACTCGACCTGGCACGCGAGCTTGATATGCTCGTGATGATTCACACGCCGCACCGCAATAAAAAGCAGGGTACCAGCCAGAGCATGGACCGGTGCATCGAACATGGCCTCGCCCCATCCAGCGTTATCATTGACCACAACAATGAAGAGACAGTCAAAGAAGTCCTGGATCGTGGATTCTGGGCTGCTTTCACCCTCTACCCGGGCACCAAAATGGGCAACGAGCGCATGGTAGAGATTGTCAAACAGTACGGCACAGAGCGCATCATCGTAGACAGCGCCGCTGACTGGGGCAAGAGCGATCCGCTTGCGGTCCCCAAAACAGCCAAACTAATGGCTGAACGTGGCATCGATGCGGCGTCTATCCGCAAGGTGACCTATGAAAATGCCCTGGCGGCCTACGGGCAAAGCGGACAAATGAAAGAAGAAGACTGGCTCACCCCCGACCCAATCGACCAGCGCCAACTGCTTTACGGCAACTCAGTATTGCGTGGCGGACAGGTACCGACGGTCAACGAACTAACTGCGGAGAAAGAAAGCTTGATTATTAAGTAGTGAGGAGTGAGGAGTGAGGAGTGAGGAGTGAGGAGTGAGGAGTGAGGAGTGAGGAGTGAGGAGTGAGGGATAATCACTTCGACATTCGGGGTTCCTTGTTCGATATTCGATATTCAACGGATCGGAACTGGGCATAGCTGGTATATTGCCTGCTCCATGCTCCCAGCCTAGATCTTTTCATCCAACATGTCCCTCTTCCGCACCTTGCGCGCGTACCTCGAGCTTGCCCGGCCGGCAAACGTCGTCACTGCATGGGCGGATATTCTGGCAGGTGCCGCAGCTTCGGGGCTGATTGCGATCTGGGTCGGCGGTGCATTTACGTTGAGCCTGCACTCACCAATTCTCTGGTTGCTTCTGGCGACAACGGGCCTGTATGCCGGCGGTGTTGTACTCAATGATGTGTTTGATGCCGCGCTAGACGCAGAGGAACGCCCGGAACGTGCGATTCCAAGCGGTAGAGCTTCTAAAACCGGCGCTGCAGTTTTTGGTATTGCCTTACTCGCCGGCGGAACTGCTGCAGCTTTTGCGTGGCACATGCTAAGCGGATGCATTGCCATTGTGGTGGCGTTACTGGCCGTACTCTACGACCGCTTTGGCAAACATCACACCTTACTTGGTCCGATCAACATGGGCCTTTGTCGCGGCGGCAACCTGTTGCTCGGCGTAAGCGCAATACCCGCAGTAGTGCCAGAATTCTGGTTTCTTGCCATACTCCCGATCGTTTACATCGGCGCCATTACAGCCATTAGCCAGGGCGAAGTACACGGCGGCTCCAGCACAACAGGACGCGTTGCGGTCATCTTTATCCTTTCCGTTGTCAGCGGTATGCTATTGATGGGCCTGCTTCCTGCCTTCAAGCTGCTCCATGGCCTGCCGTTCCTCTTGTTATTTGGATGGATGGTGTTACCGTCCTTCCTCAAGGCTGCGCAATACCCTGAAGCCCATCACATCCGCCGCGCAGTTGGCGCCGGCATCATGGGGTTGATTCCCCTTAATGCAACACTTGCAGCCGGTTTTGCCGGTTGGCCGATGGGCATTATTGTCCTGCTCCTGCTGCCGATATCCATAGGATTGGCCCGGCTCTTTGCGGTCACTTAAGTGCAAGCAAATCAATGCCAGAGGATTTATTTGCTTACTGGTTAAAGGTTGAAAGTTGGTGATTGAAGGTTTTGAGCCATATCTGAAGCATGTGCGAAAGGTCTTCCTAAACGAACACTGTAGCATTTGTGGTTTAATCGACGTATATGCCTACACATCGGCAGAGCCAATCCTTTCAACACCAAAAAAGGAACCTGACAGCCGCTACGTAATTCAGAAGATACCCCACCCATCGTGCAGTTACTTGGTGTAGATGATGAAACCCATCCAGCAGCGTTTTTCTATTTCATATGCCTACGATGTTCTGTTTACCGAGCATCTTTTTTCGGTTACCAACAACACATTGGTTGACGCGCTCACACGCAATGCAGATACTCCGGTTGACGTGTTTTTCGTGATCGATGATGGCGTTCATCAGCACCACCCAACCCTGCTGGCTGATATTGATGCCTACTTTGCGCCCCATGAATCCCTCATAAACCGTGCAGGTGATCCCTGCATTATTCCCGGCGGAGAAGACGCAAAAAATGATGCGGCCCATACCGAAGCCATTCAGCAAGCCGTCTACGAACACAAAATTTGCCGGCACTCTTTTATTGTCGCTATAGGTGGCGGTGCTGTGCTTGATATGGCAGGCTATGCAGCTGCTACATCACACCGAGGCGTTCGCCATATTCGAATCCCAACCACTGTCCTTTCGCAAAACGATTCCGGGGTTGGGGTAAAAAACAGCGTCAATGCATTTGGCAGTAAAAATTTCCTAGGCACATTCGCCCCACCCGATGCCGTCATCAATGATTTCAATTTCCTGCACACCCTGGACGACCGCGATTGGCGCGCTGGGATTTCAGAAGCCATAAAAGTGGCCCTGATCAAAGATCCGGCATTTTTCACCTTCATTCACGAAAACGCAGCTTCGCTTGCACCAGATGTACGCGATATGCCGGCCATGCAGCATCTTATCCACCGCTGCGCGGCCTTACATGTCTCCCATATATCAGCATACGGCGACCCATTTGAGCGCGGAAGCTCGCGGCCCCTCGACTTTGGTCACTGGGCAGCCCATAAGTTGGAATCAATCACAAACTTTGCTATTCGGCATGGTGAAGCCGTGGCCATAGGCATCGCCCTCGACTGTTGCTACGCGCACCTGGTCGGCAAACTTTCCGAAGCTTCGCTGACTCTGATCCTGCAGACCTTCGAAACACTCGGGTTTGCATTGTACGTACCGGCGCTTTCGTCACACCTGGACGACCCAACCCATCCCCAGTCACTTTTCCGGGGGCTCTCAGAATTTCGCGAACATCTGGGTGGTGAGCTTACGGTATTGTTACTCGATGCCATTGGGAAAAGCACGGAAGTTCACGAAGTTGATTACGACATCTACCGAAAAGCCGTTGCCATGCTTAAATCCCGAGAAACTGCACGCAATTCACTGAAAGTTGCCGCCGCAACGAAGTAGTGTGGTATTGGTTTTTGATCGCCAGTTGTTAGCTTTCAGTTGATTTACGCGCCGCAACTACCCACTGGAGGCGCGTAGCTCTCTCAGCACCTTTTCAACGAACGCAAGCCATACAATGAAGCTGGGGCAAAACAGCGCGTACCACCTGACCTACTGCAGCAATATCCATCCGGGAGAATCCTGGCAAGCCGTTCGAGAAAACCTCGATACCTATACGCTGCCCCTCAAACAACAACTCTCCCCCGATGCCCCGTTTGGTGTTGGATTGCGGCTATCGGATGCTTCCGCCCGCGAATTGCTCACTGGCAACCATCTCAATGAACTGGTCGACTGGCTCGCATCCCATGATCTGTACGTATACACCTTTAATGGCTTTCCCTATGGCGATTTCCACGGGCAGGTTGTCAAAGACAAGGTATACATGCCTGACTGGCGTACGCGCGAACGGGTTGACTATACGCTGCGGCTGATTGAAATCCTGGCAACCCTGCTGCCGGCTGGTATGGATGGCGGTATTTCTACCTCGCCACTCTCGTACAAACCCTGGCTGAATGGCGATGCCAAAGCAATTGAAGATGCGTTTGCCACCAGCACGGCGCACCTGGCTGCGATCACCGAACAACTGGTAACCACCCACCAGAAAACAGGTAAGCTGATTCACATCGACATCGAACCAGAGCCCGATTGCCTGATCGAAAACATCGATGAAACCATTGCTTTCTTTACCAACTGGCTTTTTCCACGTGGCCGCAAATTGCTGGCTGACAAACTCGGCATAGCTGAAGACGAAGCGGAAAACTTACTCCGCACCCATATTCGACTGTGCTACGACACGTGTCATTTTGCTGTAGAATTTGAATCTGCTGCAGATGTTGTCAAAAAAATGAGCGACGCCGGCATCCTGATTGGTAAAGTTCAGATCAGCGCCGCAGTCAAGGTGAAATTACCTGCGGATGCCAGCCAGCGCAATGCCATTGCCGACCGCCTTACCCCGTTTGTTGAGTCTACGTACCTCCACCAGGTTGTTGAGCAGCGCCACGATGGATCCTTAAACCATTACACCGATCTGGGCAACGCACTGCCCTATATCCTGGAAGAAACCGCAGCCGAGTGGCGTATTCATTTCCATGTCCCGATATTTGTAGACGATTACAACCAGATCCAGTCGACGCAGGGTGACATTGTGGATGCCCTGAAGCTGCAAGTAGCAGCCCCATACACAACCCACCTCGAAATAGAGACGTATACCTGGGGGGTGTTGCCGGCCGGACTCAAGCAAGACATGACAACATCTATTTACAGGGAATACGACTGGGTATTGTCCGTATTGGAGGAATCAGATGCATAAAACCGTAGTGCTGAATGTTGTCGGGCTTACGGCCAACTTGATGGGCGAAAACACGCCTTTTCTCTCAAAATGGGCCAGCGAAGGCCACCAGGCCACCATTGATCCTGTGCTGCCGGCTGTTACCTGCTCTGCACAAGCTACCTACCTCACTGGTGAAATGCCGGCTTCGCATGGCATTGTTGGCAACGGGTGGTATTTTCGCGATGAGTGCGAAGTTAAATTCTGGCGACAATCAAACCACCTGATTCAGTCGCCAAAAATATGGGACCGGGCGCGCGACCGGAATGCCGACTTTACCTGTGCCAATATGTTCTGGTGGTACAACATGTACTCGTCGGCTGACTATTCGGTGACCCCGCGGCCTATCTACCGCGCAGATGGCCTCAAGCTACCTGACGCCTACTCACACCCAGCCAACCTGCGCGATGAGCTCCAGCAAAAATTGGGGACCTTTCCGCTGTTCAAATTCTGGGGCCCGGCCACAACGATCGAATCCAGTCAATGGATTGCCGACGCCTCCCGGCACGTTGTCGACAAACACGCGCCGACGCTCACACTCGTTTACCTGCCGCACCTGGATTACAACCTGCAGCGCGTTGGTCCCAATCACCCCAAAATTGCCCAAGACCTCAAAGAAATTGATACCGTCTGCGAAGAGTTGATTACAAAATTTGAAGCAGAAGGCATCCGCGTAATTGTGCTCTCGGAATACGGTATCAATGAAGTATCAAAGCCCATTTCGCTGAACCGTATTTTTCGAAACGAAGGATTTATTGCGATTCGGGAAGAGATGGGGCTTGAGTTGCTCGACGCCGGCGCCAGTAAGGTGTTTGCCGTTGCAGATCACCAGTTGGCGCACATCTACGTCGGCGACCCGGTGCTGACAGCCAGTGTAAAAACGCTGGTTGAACAAGTGCCCGGTGTTGCCATGGTACTGGATCAGGAAGGCCAGGTGGCATATGGCATTGATCATCCGCGGTCAGGCGAACTTGTTGCAGTCTCTGATCCGGATGCCTGGTTTACGTATTACTACTGGCTGGATGACAACAAAGCGCCCGACTTTGCGCGCACAGTGGACATCCACAGAAAACCCGGCTACGATCCGGTTGAGTTGTTTACCAACCCCGACTTCTCAATGCCGATGCTGCAGGTTGCGCGCCGGCTCATCAGGAAAAAACTAGGCTTTCGGTATTTGATGGATGTTATCCCGCTCGATGCATCCCTCGTGAAAGGCTCACACGGTCACCTTACGGCTGACCCTGAGGAAAGTCCGCTTCTTATTACCCGGCACAAAACCTCCATACCGGAAGATCGCATTCGTCCCACACGCGTACACGACATCATGCTCGACCACGTTTTTTCGTGAGATAGCACAATCAATCATCCTTAAGCTATGCCAAGCAATACCCCATCCAAAGGTGATGTCACCCGGCTGCTCAACGATTGGCAGGCCGGCAAAGCCGGCGCAGCAGACGCGCTGTTCGACCAGGTGTATCACGAATTGCGGCGGATCGCACGGGGATACATTGCGCGCGAAAGACAGGACCATACCATTACGCCAACCGGACTCGTCAACCAGGCGTGCCTCAAGCTCCTCGATGAAGAAAATCTGGCAGCAAAAAATCGCGCCCACTTTTTTGCCATTGTGGCGACAAAAATGCGGCACTTCCTGGTAGATTATGCGCGCCGGCACAACGCTGCCAAGCGCGGCAAGGGCGCAGAAAACGAGCCTTT contains the following coding sequences:
- a CDS encoding EboA domain-containing protein codes for the protein MITQHSAEVAEICTMLREWLRKALPTDAFAWVTDKSQKIAAGADDWVFFTSFSAVPRYTGKADLRLDANERQAASHARTNWHPENWSVDQAARALMALSLPNTPVAPYIEKLEKVFNAADIGESVVLYQILPLYPHPEKFVDRAAEGLRSNMTSVFEAVALRNPFPAEYFEENAWNQLVLKSCFVGSTLHRIMGLDARANATLAEILVDYAHERWAAGRVVTPELWRPVGPFATDNHLADLQRVLEDDDPVQQEAGALALSQSPATKATTLLASRPDLQARIEAGTLTWDTFSAAHLA
- a CDS encoding TatD family hydrolase; amino-acid sequence: MATDIYIDPHIHAVSRTTDDYEAMRAAGVVAIIEPAFWFGQPRTSASSFQDYYGMLVGWERFRAAQFGIRHYCAIGLNSKEANQERLADEVMELLPLYACKEGVVAIGEIGYDDMSDLEDRYFRKQLDLARELDMLVMIHTPHRNKKQGTSQSMDRCIEHGLAPSSVIIDHNNEETVKEVLDRGFWAAFTLYPGTKMGNERMVEIVKQYGTERIIVDSAADWGKSDPLAVPKTAKLMAERGIDAASIRKVTYENALAAYGQSGQMKEEDWLTPDPIDQRQLLYGNSVLRGGQVPTVNELTAEKESLIIK
- the eboC gene encoding UbiA-like protein EboC (EboC, a homolog the polyprenyltransferase UbiA, belongs to system of proteins involved in the trafficking of precursor metabolites to an extracytoplasmic compartment so that the biosynthesis of certain natural products, such as scytonemin, can be completed.) produces the protein MSLFRTLRAYLELARPANVVTAWADILAGAAASGLIAIWVGGAFTLSLHSPILWLLLATTGLYAGGVVLNDVFDAALDAEERPERAIPSGRASKTGAAVFGIALLAGGTAAAFAWHMLSGCIAIVVALLAVLYDRFGKHHTLLGPINMGLCRGGNLLLGVSAIPAVVPEFWFLAILPIVYIGAITAISQGEVHGGSSTTGRVAVIFILSVVSGMLLMGLLPAFKLLHGLPFLLLFGWMVLPSFLKAAQYPEAHHIRRAVGAGIMGLIPLNATLAAGFAGWPMGIIVLLLLPISIGLARLFAVT
- a CDS encoding 3-dehydroquinate synthase — translated: MMKPIQQRFSISYAYDVLFTEHLFSVTNNTLVDALTRNADTPVDVFFVIDDGVHQHHPTLLADIDAYFAPHESLINRAGDPCIIPGGEDAKNDAAHTEAIQQAVYEHKICRHSFIVAIGGGAVLDMAGYAAATSHRGVRHIRIPTTVLSQNDSGVGVKNSVNAFGSKNFLGTFAPPDAVINDFNFLHTLDDRDWRAGISEAIKVALIKDPAFFTFIHENAASLAPDVRDMPAMQHLIHRCAALHVSHISAYGDPFERGSSRPLDFGHWAAHKLESITNFAIRHGEAVAIGIALDCCYAHLVGKLSEASLTLILQTFETLGFALYVPALSSHLDDPTHPQSLFRGLSEFREHLGGELTVLLLDAIGKSTEVHEVDYDIYRKAVAMLKSRETARNSLKVAAATK
- the eboE gene encoding metabolite traffic protein EboE; translation: MKLGQNSAYHLTYCSNIHPGESWQAVRENLDTYTLPLKQQLSPDAPFGVGLRLSDASARELLTGNHLNELVDWLASHDLYVYTFNGFPYGDFHGQVVKDKVYMPDWRTRERVDYTLRLIEILATLLPAGMDGGISTSPLSYKPWLNGDAKAIEDAFATSTAHLAAITEQLVTTHQKTGKLIHIDIEPEPDCLIENIDETIAFFTNWLFPRGRKLLADKLGIAEDEAENLLRTHIRLCYDTCHFAVEFESAADVVKKMSDAGILIGKVQISAAVKVKLPADASQRNAIADRLTPFVESTYLHQVVEQRHDGSLNHYTDLGNALPYILEETAAEWRIHFHVPIFVDDYNQIQSTQGDIVDALKLQVAAPYTTHLEIETYTWGVLPAGLKQDMTTSIYREYDWVLSVLEESDA
- a CDS encoding nucleotide pyrophosphatase/phosphodiesterase family protein → MHKTVVLNVVGLTANLMGENTPFLSKWASEGHQATIDPVLPAVTCSAQATYLTGEMPASHGIVGNGWYFRDECEVKFWRQSNHLIQSPKIWDRARDRNADFTCANMFWWYNMYSSADYSVTPRPIYRADGLKLPDAYSHPANLRDELQQKLGTFPLFKFWGPATTIESSQWIADASRHVVDKHAPTLTLVYLPHLDYNLQRVGPNHPKIAQDLKEIDTVCEELITKFEAEGIRVIVLSEYGINEVSKPISLNRIFRNEGFIAIREEMGLELLDAGASKVFAVADHQLAHIYVGDPVLTASVKTLVEQVPGVAMVLDQEGQVAYGIDHPRSGELVAVSDPDAWFTYYYWLDDNKAPDFARTVDIHRKPGYDPVELFTNPDFSMPMLQVARRLIRKKLGFRYLMDVIPLDASLVKGSHGHLTADPEESPLLITRHKTSIPEDRIRPTRVHDIMLDHVFS
- a CDS encoding ECF-type sigma factor; translation: MPSNTPSKGDVTRLLNDWQAGKAGAADALFDQVYHELRRIARGYIARERQDHTITPTGLVNQACLKLLDEENLAAKNRAHFFAIVATKMRHFLVDYARRHNAAKRGKGAENEPFEDEFYMFTQDRVEEILALDEALAKLAAEDKLQSQIVEMRYFGGYTQPEIAELLGISLKKTRREWYLAKAWLKEALSKG